A genomic region of Macaca thibetana thibetana isolate TM-01 chromosome 14, ASM2454274v1, whole genome shotgun sequence contains the following coding sequences:
- the LOC126935625 gene encoding uncharacterized protein LOC126935625 produces the protein MRVLRKHVPSPGPWEQSQPRRLSPKRPRSSTGFHVVTHWILDAISPQQGFQTTETACWGAGRYTSPRSAPLGFWAAPPPPRAGTLTSLVEPDSEPPPESHAPRRALCRDPSAAAWNFPDVLPALLSGLVGAW, from the coding sequence ATGCGCGTTCTCAGGAAACACGTCCCCTCGCCAGGCCCCTGGGAACAGTCACAACCACGACGCCTGTCCCCGAAGCGCCCGCGCAGCTCCACGGGATTCCATGTTGTCACCCACTGGATCCTGGACGCCATCAGCCCGCAGCAGGGTTTCCAGACCACAGAAACCGCCTGTTGGGGTGCGGGGCGTTACACGTCCCCTCGCAGCGCCCCGCTGGGCTTCTGGgccgccccgcccccaccccgcgCCGGGACGCTGACGTCACTGGTCGAGCCAGACTCGGAGCCGCCGCCCGAGAGTCACGCGCCCCGACGCGCCCTCTGCAGAGATCCCTCCGCCGCCGCCTGGAATTTTCCAGACGTCCTGCCGGCCCTTCTTTCCGGTCTCGTCGGGGCGTGGTGA